In Parus major isolate Abel chromosome 19, Parus_major1.1, whole genome shotgun sequence, a genomic segment contains:
- the LOC107212912 gene encoding neuferricin — MWRGAAVGLLCVAAACLLRRGFEPRARLLSAAELRRYRGAPGEPGLYLALLGRVFDVERGRKHYGPGGAYSGLAGRDATRAFASGDFTPAGLVDNVAGLSPPELLSIHSWLSFYNDNYEPVGKLVGRFYDENGAPTEALREVEAAIEEALKFQAESEQKKQQFPPCNSEWSSAKGTRFWCSRQSGGVQRDWAGVPRKLYRPGSHGSHCVCVRSSGPPWGQPHSSQHSDRGDLDHPHLEQYEGCHPLAQQCVLLTG; from the exons ATGTGGCGGGGCGCGGCCGTGGGGTTGCTGTGCGTGGCCGCCGCCTGCCTCCTGCGCCGCGGGTTCGAGCCCCGCGCCCGCCTGCTCAGCGCCGCGGAGCTGCGCCGCTACCGGGGGGCGCCGGGCGAGCCCGGGCTCTATCTCGCCCTGCTGGGACGGGTCTTCGATGTGGAGCGGGGCCGCAAGCACTATGGGCCAGGCGGCGCTTACAGCGGGCTCGCAG GCAGAGATGCCACCAGAGCGTTTGCCAGCGGCGACTTCACCCCGGCGGGGCTGGTGGACAACGTGGCGGGGCTGtcacccccagagctgctctccatccaCAGCTGGTTGAGTTTCTACAACGACAACTACGAGCCCGTGG GGAAGCTGGTGGGCAGATTCTACGATGAAAATGGGGCACCGACAGAAGCCCTGAGGGAGGTTGAGGCTGCCATTGAGGAAGCTCTCAAATTCCAAGCAGAAAGTgagcagaagaagcagcagttcCCACCCTGCAACTCTGAATGGAGCTCTGCTAAAGGCACCCGGTTCTGGTGCTCCAGACAGAG TGGGGGAGTGCAGAGAGACTGGGCCGGAGTCCCTCGGAAGCTGTACCGCCCTGGCTCGCACGGGAgccactgtgtgtgtgtgaggagctCAGGTCCCCCCTGGGGCCAGCCACACTCCTCCCAGCACAGTGACAGAGGGGACCTGGATCACCCTCACCTGGAGCAGTACGAGGGCTGCCACCCCCTGGCCCAGCAGTGTGTCCTCCTCACGGGCTGA